In the genome of Raphanus sativus cultivar WK10039 chromosome 4, ASM80110v3, whole genome shotgun sequence, one region contains:
- the LOC108830852 gene encoding uncharacterized protein LOC108830852: MASTSAVASVMPLTQNRSSSAKTIAFLKPLPLKPSKASSFSVAMPSRKFQVNASNLKMEKAVSGLAAAALTVSMVIPEVAEAAGSGISPSLKNFLLSIAAGGVVLTVIIGVVVGVSNFDPVKRG; the protein is encoded by the coding sequence ATGGCTTCTACCTCCGCTGTAGCATCGGTCATGCCACTCACCCAAAACCGATCATCTTCGGCGAAAACCATTGCTTTTCTCAAGCCACTGCCTTTGAAACCATCTAAGGCGTCCTCCTTCTCCGTAGCCATGCCTTCACGGAAGTTTCAAGTGAATGCGTCTAACCTGAAGATGGAGAAGGCTGTGAGCGGCTTAGCAGCGGCAGCTCTCACCGTTTCCATGGTGATCCCTGAGGTGGCTGAAGCGGCAGGTTCAGGTATCTCTCCTTCTCTCAAGAACTTTTTGCTTAGCATTGCCGCAGGAGGCGTGGTGCTCACGGTCATCATCGGTGTTGTTGTTGGTGTCTCCAACTTTGATCCTGTCAAGAGAggctaa